The Streptomyces sp. 135 sequence TGGCCCGCCTCTTTCCTCTGTCACGGACTCACAGCCTGTGACGGCGGGCCGTGCGCGGCGACCGGGCGTACTCCGAACGGGCTACCGCAGATCCGCCGCGACAGCCCCGGCGATGGCGGAGGCCATGCGGCGAATGCCCGGCGAACGGGCCGGGCACGGACGGGACTTGGCCGTGGTCGGCGCCAGGCAGAAGTGCAGGTAGTCGTCGCCGCGGTGGAGCGCGGTGAGGTTCCGCCCGGCCTCCGTGCAGTACGCGGGGTGCCGCGTCTCGTACGACGTGCACGGCAGCTTCTCGGCCCAGGTGTACCGCGCGGACGCCGGGGCCACGGCCTTGCCCGCGTCGGCCACGAGACCTCCGGATGCGCGGGCCCGCGCCTCGTAGAGGGCGTTGACGCGGCGGACCCGGTCGGGCGTGATCGGATCGGGGCCCTGAAGCACCCACACGATGCGCGTCCGGCCCGCTCCCGCGGCGGCGTCGATCTGCCTGACCAGGGCCTTCGCGTCAGCGGCGTACCGGTCGAAGTACTTCTCACGTGCCTTGTCGTACGTGATGCCGTCCATGCACGGCGTGTAGCCCCACGCGTTGCCCCAGAACTGGAGCACCACGTAGTCCGGCCGCTCGGCGCGCACCAGCGCGGCGGCCTTGTCGGCGGCCGGGACGAGGGAGTCCTTTCCGGTGCCTTCGAGGTAGTCGCAGAGGGTGGTGCCGGAGTACGGCGCGCTGCGGTAGCGGGCGCCCAGGCGGTCCTTGAGGTGGGCGCCCAGGACGTCCTGGTTCTCCATGGCCAGGGAGTCCCCGAGATAGAGCACCTTCGTGCCGGGCCTGCCGGCGATCCGCTGCCGGGTGGTGGAGGTCGCCGAGGGCGGCGGCGCGGAGGGCACGCGTTCGGTCCGCGCGGCGCGCGGGGCGTCCGGCACGTCCTGCGGCGCCGCCTCGCCCCCGGATCCCGGGTCCCCGCACCCGGCGAGGAGCAACGCCCCGGCCAGCACTGCCGCCGCCCACACTTTCCTCACCGGCAACTCCCGCCCCAGACAGCTGAAATGACCCCCAGGCAAGCACACGCGCGGCGCCGGGCGGAAGGCATCGGCGTGCCAAGTACGGTCAGGGCCGCGTGGCCTGTTCGAAGTGGCGGGCCAGCGCGCGGAAGGACTCCTTCGGCTCCCAGTGCCAGCGGGACTCGGGGTCGTCGTAGTGGTCCCTGACAGCCTTGGTGAGGCCGTGACTCGCCATGTCGAGGTCATGGCGCGGCTCGTCGGGGTGGTGCGGGAGTTCGGGGGAGACGAAGGTGTAGGCGAGGGCGGCGTGCAGGTTCATGGACTCGAAGACGTCGAAGACGTCCAGGAGATAGGCGGCCTGGGTGGGCTCGCCGCGACGCAGGCCGGCGCTGATCTCCGCGGGCTCCTTGGTCTGGTCGATGGCCTCGTACCAGCCCATCCCGCCGTCCACGGGCGCTCCTTCGTACGTACACGATCCGCACTCGGTGATCGCCATGGGCTTGCCCCAGCGTTGGTACGGAGCCAGGTCCTTCACGTAGGCGGCCTTGGTGCGGTGGTAGCCGTAGTAGTTGACGCCGACGATGTCGAAGAGGGACCAGTCGACCTCGTCGTCGTGGGCCGCGCCGTACGTGAGCGGGCCGTGGAAGACGGAGCGGCCGGTCCTGGCGGCGCGGGCGATGAAGTCGCGGAGCCCGCGCGCCATGGCCTGCGGGTCGAAGTCGCCCTTGAGCAAGTTGTCGACGCGTTCCATGGTGGTGGCGCCGGGCACGATCCCGGGGACGAACAGCACGAATTCGCACCCGACGCTGAGGTGGACCCGCGCCCCCTGGCGGCGCATCCGCTCGGCGTGGCGGCCGACCTCCGCGAGGTGGTCGAGGATGTCGCCCTGCGGTACGTCGGCGAGACGCGGCTGGAGCCAGACGTGCAGGCCGCGCTCGGCGGCCTCGGAGGCGGTCGCGGCGAGGCGCTCGACGCCGTCGCCGAAGACGGAGACGGAGTTCGCGTGGAGGTCCCGCCGGATCGCCCGCACGTCGTGGCGCATGCGGGCCGGGGTCCAGCGGGTGGCGTGGGACTCGCCGTCGCCGACCTGGTAGCAGACACCGCGGTAGGTGAGACCGCGGGGTTGGTCCTGGACCTGGCCCTGGTCCCGGGCCTGCTCCTGCTCCTGCTCCTGGTCCCGGGCAGGCGCGGCCTCGGCCCGCCCGGCCGTCAGGCCCGGCACTCCACCGGCCGCCATCGCCACCGCCCCGGCCCCCGCCGCCGCGAGGAACCGGGCCCTGCTGATCGCTGCGTCACGCACTGCGCCTCCCGTGGTGTGGTGTAGGACCACCAGCCTGGCGGGCGGGTGCCCGACGCCCATCGGCCGAAGGTCTGTGCGACCCCGGCCGAAGGGATGGCCACGGGAGGACCGGAGGCCAGGGCGCCGCGAGGCCGCCCTCCGGGCGACGACGGGAATCGTCAGACAGGCCCTAGCGCGCCACGAACTGCGTGAGGATCGCCTGCACCTCGTAGATGTCGACGCCCTTGGTGAACGTCTTCTGGAGCGGCACCTGGTTGCCGGAGATCCAGATCTTCAGCTCGGCGTCGAGGTCGAAGTGCCCGGCCGTCTCCACCGCGAAGTGCGTGATGCTGCGGTACGGCACCGAGTGGTACTCGACCTTCTTGCCGGTGATCCCCTGCTTGTCGACCATGATCAGCCGACGGTCGGTGAACAGCATGGTGTCGCGTATCAGCAGGTACGCGGCGTGCACCTGCTCACCGTGGCCGAGCAGCCGGGCGTACTCGTTCTGCGCCTTGCCCGGATCGATGGTGTGCGCGTTGCCGAAAAGTGCCATGTCAGGCCCCCCAGTGTGTGGATCCGCTCGGCGGATCGTTCCCCATGCCCCGTGACCTGGACGAGCCGCGGCCTCGGGATCTGGCCCAGCCTAACCGGGGTGGCCGGGGGCAGTGGGGTCGCCGGGGTGATCGTGGTCCGGTGGAAGCTTCGCGCCCCGCGCGAACGCCTCGGCGAAGGCGGCATCGCGGAGGGCGGCTTTCGTGGCCGCCGTGATTCGATCGACGTCCCCTCGCTCGGCGGGCGGCAGTGGGGCGCCGACGCTACGGCGGGCCGCGTCGGCGGTGCCCAGCAGCTGGGCAGCGCGCACGGCGTCACCGCCCAGGGCCGCCGCTCCTGCCAGGCCCTCCAGGGAGAGGGCGAGGGCACGCGGCTCGGCGAGACGCCGGGCGATCTCCAGGCCACGCAGGTGCTCGGCCTCGGCGCGGGTGGCGTCGCCGCGGAGTTCGGCGATGAAGCCCAGCTCCGCGTGGAGCAGGTGGTCGCCGGCGGGGGAGGACACGTCGGCGTGGCGGTCGCGGATGCGGAGCAGATACGATTCGGCGGCGGCGAGATCCCCGGAGCGGCGGGCCCCCAGGGCGAGGCCCATCTCGGCGTGGATCTCGCCGTAGCGGTAGCCCTGGGAGGCGGCGAGGCGCCGTGCCTCCTCGTGCAGCGCACGGGCGCGTTCCCACTCCCGGGTGAGCAGGGCGAGCCGCCCGAGTCCGGACAGCCGCGCGGCGACCTCGGCGTCCAGCCCGAGCTCACGGGCGATGCGCAGCCCTTCGTTCTGGCGGCGGGCGGCTTCGTCGTAGTCCCCCTTGATCTCGGCGAGCACGGCAAGCGGAGCGACGCCCTGCAACTCTCCCCACCGGTCCCCGAGTCCCCGAAACACCTCGACGGCCCGAAGCGCGTCACGCCCCACGGTGTCGAGATCCCCCCGAAGCAAGGCATGCATGGCCCGAAGCGCAAGCCCAGCGGCAAGACCCCACAGATCGCCTCGCTCCTCGGCCCCCCGAAGAACCCGAGAGTTGACGTCCTGACTCGCTCCCAACTCCCCCACACTGAACAGCCCATACCCACAAAACCAAAGGGCCCACAAACCCCCGCCCACAACCGCAGCCCCGTCCCCGTCAGGGGCGCGGCACCCGCACGAACCCACAACCGCAGCCCCCGCCCCGTCAGGGGCGCGGGGAACGGCGCGAGCAACCCCTTCGCACCCGCACGAACCCACAACCTCAGCCCCGGCCCCCTCAGGGGCGCGGGGAACTGCGCGAGCAACCCCTTCGCACCCGCACGAACCCACAACCGCAGCCCCGGCCCCCTCAGGGGCGCGGGGAACGGCGCGAACAACCCCCTCGCACCCGCACAAACCCACCCCCACCTCCACCCCCACCCGCTCCCCGGTCAACAGAGCAAACCCCCTGCCGAGCAACCAAAGCTCCCCCCACAACACCCCCGGCCCACCCCCACCCCCAACCCCCCACACCGCACCAAACGCCCGCCGCCCCTCCACCAACCGCCCCCGAAGCAACCACCACCAAGCCAACGCCACCACCAACCGCCCCGCCTCCCGAGGCCAAGGCCGCCCCACCGCCTCCTCCAACGCCGCCCGAAAATTCCCTGCCTCCGCATCCAGCCGCCCGAGCCCCCTGCCCCTCCCCACCCCGAAGCCCCGCCCCCGCCCGCTCGGCCAACGCCAGATAGTGCCGCAGATGCCGCTCCCGCACACCGCCCAGTTCCCCCGCCTCCCGCAACCGCTCCACCGCATACGCGGCCACGGACTCCAGCAGCCGATACCGGACGCCCACTCCCCCACGGCCCGGCACCACCACCACCAGCGACCGGTCCACAAGCCGCATCACCAGGTGGAGAACCTCCTCACGGCCCACACCACCCCCCGCACACACCGCCTCCGCAGCCTCCAACGTGCACCCATCCCGATGCACGGCAAGCCGCCGCAGCACAACGCGCTCAGGCTCGCTGAGCAACTCCCAGCTCCAGTCGATCACCGCACGCAACGTCTGCTGCCGGGCCGGCGCCCCCCGCTGCCCAGACGTGAGCAACCGGAAGCGATCACCGAGGCGGTCGGCCAACTCCCGTACGCCCAAGCCACGTACGCGCGTAGCGGCAAGCTCCAGAGCGAGCGGAATACCGTCCAGCCGCCGACAGATCTCGGCGACGGCCTCCGCGTCCCGCGGACCGGAGAGCGCGAACCCCGGCGCCGCGGCAGCGGCACGGGCAACGAACAGCTCGACCGCGTCGGCGCCCCGCAGCGGCTCCACCAAGAACACCGCCTCGCCCGTGAGCCCCAACGGCTCCTGACTGGTGGCAAGGACCCGCAGCCCCGGCGCGGCCCGCAGCAGCGCCTCCGCGAGCGCGGCGGCCTGCTCGACGACCTGCTCGCAGTTGTCGAGGACGAGAAGTACGTTGCGGTCCCGCAGCGCGGCGGCGAGGCGTTCGAGGGGCCCGGCGGCGGACCCGGACGCCGGCGCCCCGGCGGGCACGTCATCACGGACCCCGAGCACACCGGCGACGACCTGGGCGAGCCCGGCGACACCGTCCCCCGCACCCTGCCCGGCGAACTCCACGATCCACGCGCCGTCAGAAAACCGCTCACCCCCCACCGCACGCGAGGCGGCCTCGACGGCGAGCCGCGTCTTCCCCACCCCGCCGGGCCCGGTCAGCGTGACGAGCCGCGAGACGTCCAGCAGCCGCTGAAGCTCATCGACGCAAGGCTCGCGTCCCACGAGGGCGGTGAGGGGGGCGGGAAGGTTGGTACGGGGGAGGTCATGGCCCCTACGCTGCGAAGGCGGCCGCGGGGCCGCGGGCGGCTGGGCCGGCAAGGAAGAACCCGGCTCAAGCAAGAGCTCCTGCCGAAGAATCGCATCCCGCAACGAGGTCAACTCGGGCCCGGGATCAACCCCCAACTCCCGCGCGAGCCGCTCCCGTAGCTCCCCATAGGACGCGAGCGCCTCACTCTGCCGCCCCGCCAGATACAGGGCCCGCATCTGCACACCCCGCAGCCGCTCCCGCAACGGATGCCGCCCCACCAGCTCCGCCAACTCACCGATGACGGCAGCATGATCTCCGAAGGCAAGCCGCGCCTCGGCCCGCTCCTCCAGCACGGCCAGGCGCTGCTCGGCCAACCGCTGCGCCGACACACGTACGAACTCCGCGTCCCCGAAGTCGGCATACGCGGGCCCACGCCACAACTGAAGCGCCTCGGTGAGGAGTCCGGCCCGTATCCGAGGATCGGCCTCGCCACGCGCCCCGCCCACCAGCTCACCGAAACGGACCGCGTCCACCTCGTCCCCCGCCGCCGGGTCCACCCGCAGCAGATAGCCCGGCGCCTGACGCACGACACGGTCCCGCCCGACCGCACGGCGCAACTGGGAGACCTTGGCCTGAAGGGCGTTGGCGGGATTACCCGGCGGCCGGCCGCCCCACAGGTCGTCGATGAGCCGGTCGGCGGAGACGGCCCGCCCCTCGTGCACCAACAGATCGGCAAGCAGCGCCCGGACCTTCACCTCGGGCACCCTCACGGGCTCCCCCTCGCCGTCCCACACCGCCAGTGGACCGAGCACCCCGAACCGCATACGGATCACCGTACACACCGCCCACCAGCGGACCCCGGGCCGACCATCAGCGAACCATCAGCACTCCCGAAGCCCTCACGAGCAGAGTCACCACCATGACCACCACAGACCACACACCCACAGCACCCGCACACCCCGCAGCCACGCACCCGGCAACCACGCACCCCGCACCCACAACTCCGGCAGCCGCGCACCCCGCAGCCACCCACAACCCCACAACCACCCCACCCCCCACAACCGCCACCCCACCCCCCACAACCGCCACCCCACCCCCCGACCCGCACCCCCAAAAACTCCCCCTGGCCGCCCTCCTCGCCCTGGCCACCGCCGTCTTCATCACCAGCCTCACCGAGACACTGCCCGCGGGCCTGCTGCCCGCGATGAGCGCCGACCTCGGCGTCAGCGAGTCCGCGACCGGCCAGACCGTCACGATCTACGCCGTCGGTACCGCCCTCACCGCGATACCGCTCACCGCGGCCACCGCGGGCTGGCGGCGCAAGCGGCTCCTCCTGATGGCGATGGCCGGCTTCGCCGCCGCGAACACCGTCACGGCGGTCTCGGGCGACTACATCCTCACGATGGCCGCCCGTTTCATCGCGGGCGTGGCCGCGGGCCTGGCCTGGGCGCTGCTCGCCGGGTACGCCCGCCGCATGGCGCCCGTCCACCTCCAGGGCAAGGCGATCGCCATCGCCATGGCGGGCATCCCGGTGGCGCTCTCGCTCGGCGTCCCGGCGGGCACCTACCTCGGGAAACTGCTCAGCTGGCAGGTGGCGTTCCTCGTGATGACCGGCCTCACGGTGGGCCTCCTGGCCTGGATCGCGGCCCTCGTGCCCGACTACCCCGGCCGGCCGCGCGGGGCGACCCCGCCGATGCTGCGCGCGCTGCGCGTACCCGGCGTGACACCGGTCCTCTTCGTCACCCTGGTCTTCGTCCTCGCGCACACGGTTCTCTACACGTACATCGCGACGTACCTCGACGGCCTCGGCATGGGCGGCTCCACCGACCTCGTCCTCCTGGTCTTCGGCGCCGCGTCCCTGCTCAGCATCTGGATCGTCGGCACCCTGATCCACCGCAGGCTGCGCGCGCTCACCCTCGCCGCCGTGCTCCTGGTCGGCGTGGCGGCGGCCGTGCTGGCGACGCTCTCCGACAGCCCGGCGCTCGTATACGCCGCCGTGACCCTCTGGGGCCTCGGCTGGGGCGGCGCTCCCACCCTCCTCCAGACCGCCGCCGGTGACGCGGGCGGCGACGCGGCGGACGCGGCCCAGGCCATGCTGGTCACCCTCTGGAACGTGGCCATGGCGGCGGGCGGCGTCATCGGCGGAGTCCTCCTCGGCCTCGCCGGCACCTCGGCCTTCCCCTGGACGATCCTGCTGCTCCTGGTCCCGGTGCTGCTCGTGGTCGTCATCTCCCGCACCCACGGCTTCCCGGCCAGGCGGACCGCCACGGACCAGTGAAGCTCTGCCCATGGGTCTGAGATGATCGGGGCCCGAACGAAGGGCTCTACGGAGACCCGCGTCAGGTGGGGTGGGGATGTCGATGATGGTGTTGCTGCTCAGCATGGGGGTGCTGATCGCGGCGGCGGGCCTCGGCGCCGTCGTGTGGGCGGCGCGGGGCGGCCCGCGCTGGGTCCACGGGGTGGCCAAAGCCACCACCGTGGCCGCCGAGTTGGCCGCCGCGGCCACCAAGAACGCGGCCACGAAGAAGGGCCGCGGCGGCAGCGACAATTCCGGGGACTAGCTCTCAAGGCCCAGGGACAAGGGGACCAGTTCTCAAGCCCCCGGGGCAAGGGGACCAGTTCTCAAGCCCCCGGGGCAAGGGGACCAGATCTCAAGCCCTCGGGACAGGGACAAGGGCCGGCCCGGGGCGGCGGTGCAGCGCGAACCCGCCGACCCCCGGCTCCTCCACCCCCGGCAGCAGCCGCATGTCATGGTCGTAGTCACCGCCGACGAGCGAACGGAACGGCACCGTCTCGTCCGTGAACAGCCCGTCGAGCCGCGCCGCGTACGCCTCCCGTACCGCCGCGAACCGCTCCTCGGACAGCTCGTTGGCACCGCACACGGCGAACGGCGGGAGCGGCGCCATGCCCGTGAACCAGAACAGGCCGTGCTGGATCGGATACAGCACATCCGCCATCTCGCCGTGGATGCCCCGGTCCGAGAACGACGTCTCGCGCGCCCCCGCCGTCACCGACACCAGCGCCCGCCGCCCCGCGAGGACCCCCTCGCTGTACGGCGGCGGCACGGCGGCCCCGTAGGCGAACCCGGCCGTGAAGACCCGGTCGATCCAGCCCTTCAGGATCGCGGGCGCGGAGAACCACCACAGCG is a genomic window containing:
- a CDS encoding NAD(P)H-dependent oxidoreductase; translation: MNAKKVLVVSAHPEPLSLNAVLADFAVGHLRAAGHEVRVSDLYAMKWKATVDADDYEGPDAGSRLRVMAASQEATLGGRLTPDVAAEQEKVRWADAVVLQFPLWWFSAPAILKGWIDRVFTAGFAYGAAVPPPYSEGVLAGRRALVSVTAGARETSFSDRGIHGEMADVLYPIQHGLFWFTGMAPLPPFAVCGANELSEERFAAVREAYAARLDGLFTDETVPFRSLVGGDYDHDMRLLPGVEEPGVGGFALHRRPGPALVPVPRA
- a CDS encoding abortive phage infection protein; this translates as MRDAAISRARFLAAAGAGAVAMAAGGVPGLTAGRAEAAPARDQEQEQEQARDQGQVQDQPRGLTYRGVCYQVGDGESHATRWTPARMRHDVRAIRRDLHANSVSVFGDGVERLAATASEAAERGLHVWLQPRLADVPQGDILDHLAEVGRHAERMRRQGARVHLSVGCEFVLFVPGIVPGATTMERVDNLLKGDFDPQAMARGLRDFIARAARTGRSVFHGPLTYGAAHDDEVDWSLFDIVGVNYYGYHRTKAAYVKDLAPYQRWGKPMAITECGSCTYEGAPVDGGMGWYEAIDQTKEPAEISAGLRRGEPTQAAYLLDVFDVFESMNLHAALAYTFVSPELPHHPDEPRHDLDMASHGLTKAVRDHYDDPESRWHWEPKESFRALARHFEQATRP
- a CDS encoding PH domain-containing protein, yielding MALFGNAHTIDPGKAQNEYARLLGHGEQVHAAYLLIRDTMLFTDRRLIMVDKQGITGKKVEYHSVPYRSITHFAVETAGHFDLDAELKIWISGNQVPLQKTFTKGVDIYEVQAILTQFVAR
- a CDS encoding MFS transporter, producing MTTTDHTPTAPAHPAATHPATTHPAPTTPAAAHPAATHNPTTTPPPTTATPPPTTATPPPDPHPQKLPLAALLALATAVFITSLTETLPAGLLPAMSADLGVSESATGQTVTIYAVGTALTAIPLTAATAGWRRKRLLLMAMAGFAAANTVTAVSGDYILTMAARFIAGVAAGLAWALLAGYARRMAPVHLQGKAIAIAMAGIPVALSLGVPAGTYLGKLLSWQVAFLVMTGLTVGLLAWIAALVPDYPGRPRGATPPMLRALRVPGVTPVLFVTLVFVLAHTVLYTYIATYLDGLGMGGSTDLVLLVFGAASLLSIWIVGTLIHRRLRALTLAAVLLVGVAAAVLATLSDSPALVYAAVTLWGLGWGGAPTLLQTAAGDAGGDAADAAQAMLVTLWNVAMAAGGVIGGVLLGLAGTSAFPWTILLLLVPVLLVVVISRTHGFPARRTATDQ
- a CDS encoding SGNH hydrolase domain-containing protein, producing MRKVWAAAVLAGALLLAGCGDPGSGGEAAPQDVPDAPRAARTERVPSAPPPSATSTTRQRIAGRPGTKVLYLGDSLAMENQDVLGAHLKDRLGARYRSAPYSGTTLCDYLEGTGKDSLVPAADKAAALVRAERPDYVVLQFWGNAWGYTPCMDGITYDKAREKYFDRYAADAKALVRQIDAAAGAGRTRIVWVLQGPDPITPDRVRRVNALYEARARASGGLVADAGKAVAPASARYTWAEKLPCTSYETRHPAYCTEAGRNLTALHRGDDYLHFCLAPTTAKSRPCPARSPGIRRMASAIAGAVAADLR